From a region of the Ovis aries strain OAR_USU_Benz2616 breed Rambouillet chromosome 2, ARS-UI_Ramb_v3.0, whole genome shotgun sequence genome:
- the C2H8orf58 gene encoding uncharacterized protein C8orf58 homolog isoform X1, which yields MLGRRRVFAVEPLGVQDGAGEDLAHGCVVPGVISTYRKIPDVAPVCSSDSWKRHDQLRGPQGQAPLLKLASQDSGVEMAVGDSSPATSLDFSQDSLNFEPLGNSESLALGALEPPAHLSRLLASRKLEQVLERSHQLSVPPTSLSQHCHSPKLSPKCEMPHSEARGPEATEAESDLEDGLEQAEVVEDLGPAACSGLPGQGLRYLEHLCVVLEQVANLQQLCLQLQTQRGPGPQPSSQAQRACLSCAQDPEEEAQTTLASSPLRSYAPGSEVRGPWERLSQTEETGAKTASPPKVGAPSASPPRLSEALAEPAHTFSSSQEHKGDHSHWNKVKVLLNRIRWGSPRPAELATSADGPVPRIASRDLPERPLGHPLQKTFMPSLVVKKKQDRNLSVR from the exons ATGCTGGGCCGGCGGCGCGTCTTCGCCGTGGAGCCACTGGGCGTCCAGG ATGGGGCTGGCGAGGACCTGGCACATGGTTGTGTAGTGCCTGGAGTCATCAGCACCTACAGGAAGATCCCAGATGTGGCTCCAGTTTGCTCATCAGACTCCTGGAAGAGGCACGACCAGCTGAGAGGTCCCCAGGGGCAGGCACCGCTTCTCAAACTGGCCTCCCAGGACTCAGGAGTGGAGATGGCAGTTGGGGACAGCTCCCCGGCCACCTCACTTGACTTTTCTCAAGACTCTCTGAACTTTGAGCCCCTGGGGAACTCTGAGTCCCTAGCCCTTGGTGCCCTGGAGCCTCCTGCCCACCTAAGCCGGCTTCTAGCCAGCCGTAAGCTGGAGCAGGTGCTGGAGCGCTCCCACCAGCTCTCAGTTCCCCCTACCAGCTTATCTCAACACTGCCACTCCCCAAAGCTATCGCCTAAGTGTGAAATGCCCCATTCTGAAGCAAGAGGACCGGAGGCCACAGAGGCAGAGAGTGATTTAGAGGATGGCCTGGAACAAGCAGAGGTG GTGGAGGACTTGGGGCCTGCGGCCTGCTCCGGCCTTCCGGGGCAGGGTCTTCGCTATCTGGAGCACCTGTGCGTGGTGCTGGAGCAGGTGGCAAATCTACAGCAGCTCTGTCTGCAGCTGCAGACTCAGAGGGGCCCTGGG CCTCAGCCCTCTAGCCAGGCCCAGAGAGCCTGTCTCTCCTGTGCACAGGATCCTGAAGAGGAGGCGCAGACAACCCTGGCGTCTTCACCTCTGCGTTCTTATGCCCCAGGCAGTGAGGTGCGCGGGCCGTGGGAACGGCTCAGCCAGACAGAGGAGACAG GAGCAAAAACAGCTTCACCCCCAAAGGTAGGGGCGCCCAGTGCCAGCCCTCCCAGGCTGTCAGAGGCCCTGGCAGAGCCAGCTCACACCTTCTCATCCTCCCAGGAACACAAG GGGGATCACTCCCACTGGAACAAAGTCAAGGTCCTGCTCAACCGGATCAGGTGGGGCAGCCCTCGACCTGCTGAACTTGCCACCTCTGCCGATGGCCCTGTCCCCAG GATTGCATCAAGGGACCTCCCTGAAAGGCCTCTGGGCCACCCCCTCCAGAAGACCTTTATGCCATCGTTAGTGGTTAAGAAGAAACAAGACAGAAACCTCTCTGTACGCTGA
- the C2H8orf58 gene encoding uncharacterized protein C8orf58 homolog isoform X2, with amino-acid sequence MLGRRRVFAVEPLGVQDGAGEDLAHGCVVPGVISTYRKIPDVAPVCSSDSWKRHDQLRGPQGQAPLLKLASQDSGVEMAVGDSSPATSLDFSQDSLNFEPLGNSESLALGALEPPAHLSRLLASRKLEQVLERSHQLSVPPTSLSQHCHSPKLSPKCEMPHSEARGPEATEAESDLEDGLEQAEVVEDLGPAACSGLPGQGLRYLEHLCVVLEQVANLQQLCLQLQTQRGPGDPEEEAQTTLASSPLRSYAPGSEVRGPWERLSQTEETGAKTASPPKVGAPSASPPRLSEALAEPAHTFSSSQEHKGDHSHWNKVKVLLNRIRWGSPRPAELATSADGPVPRIASRDLPERPLGHPLQKTFMPSLVVKKKQDRNLSVR; translated from the exons ATGCTGGGCCGGCGGCGCGTCTTCGCCGTGGAGCCACTGGGCGTCCAGG ATGGGGCTGGCGAGGACCTGGCACATGGTTGTGTAGTGCCTGGAGTCATCAGCACCTACAGGAAGATCCCAGATGTGGCTCCAGTTTGCTCATCAGACTCCTGGAAGAGGCACGACCAGCTGAGAGGTCCCCAGGGGCAGGCACCGCTTCTCAAACTGGCCTCCCAGGACTCAGGAGTGGAGATGGCAGTTGGGGACAGCTCCCCGGCCACCTCACTTGACTTTTCTCAAGACTCTCTGAACTTTGAGCCCCTGGGGAACTCTGAGTCCCTAGCCCTTGGTGCCCTGGAGCCTCCTGCCCACCTAAGCCGGCTTCTAGCCAGCCGTAAGCTGGAGCAGGTGCTGGAGCGCTCCCACCAGCTCTCAGTTCCCCCTACCAGCTTATCTCAACACTGCCACTCCCCAAAGCTATCGCCTAAGTGTGAAATGCCCCATTCTGAAGCAAGAGGACCGGAGGCCACAGAGGCAGAGAGTGATTTAGAGGATGGCCTGGAACAAGCAGAGGTG GTGGAGGACTTGGGGCCTGCGGCCTGCTCCGGCCTTCCGGGGCAGGGTCTTCGCTATCTGGAGCACCTGTGCGTGGTGCTGGAGCAGGTGGCAAATCTACAGCAGCTCTGTCTGCAGCTGCAGACTCAGAGGGGCCCTGGG GATCCTGAAGAGGAGGCGCAGACAACCCTGGCGTCTTCACCTCTGCGTTCTTATGCCCCAGGCAGTGAGGTGCGCGGGCCGTGGGAACGGCTCAGCCAGACAGAGGAGACAG GAGCAAAAACAGCTTCACCCCCAAAGGTAGGGGCGCCCAGTGCCAGCCCTCCCAGGCTGTCAGAGGCCCTGGCAGAGCCAGCTCACACCTTCTCATCCTCCCAGGAACACAAG GGGGATCACTCCCACTGGAACAAAGTCAAGGTCCTGCTCAACCGGATCAGGTGGGGCAGCCCTCGACCTGCTGAACTTGCCACCTCTGCCGATGGCCCTGTCCCCAG GATTGCATCAAGGGACCTCCCTGAAAGGCCTCTGGGCCACCCCCTCCAGAAGACCTTTATGCCATCGTTAGTGGTTAAGAAGAAACAAGACAGAAACCTCTCTGTACGCTGA
- the C2H8orf58 gene encoding uncharacterized protein C8orf58 homolog isoform X4: protein MLGRRRVFAVEPLGVQDGAGEDLAHGCVVPGVISTYRKIPDVAPVCSSDSWKRHDQLRGPQGQAPLLKLASQDSGVEMAVGDSSPATSLDFSQDSLNFEPLGNSESLALGALEPPAHLSRLLASRKLEQVLERSHQLSVPPTSLSQHCHSPKLSPKCEMPHSEARGPEATEAESDLEDGLEQAEVVEDLGPAACSGLPGQGLRYLEHLCVVLEQVANLQQLCLQLQTQRGPGNSLSPLARPREPVSPVHRILKRRRRQPWRLHLCVLMPQAVRCAGRGNGSARQRRQGDHSHWNKVKVLLNRIRWGSPRPAELATSADGPVPRIASRDLPERPLGHPLQKTFMPSLVVKKKQDRNLSVR from the exons ATGCTGGGCCGGCGGCGCGTCTTCGCCGTGGAGCCACTGGGCGTCCAGG ATGGGGCTGGCGAGGACCTGGCACATGGTTGTGTAGTGCCTGGAGTCATCAGCACCTACAGGAAGATCCCAGATGTGGCTCCAGTTTGCTCATCAGACTCCTGGAAGAGGCACGACCAGCTGAGAGGTCCCCAGGGGCAGGCACCGCTTCTCAAACTGGCCTCCCAGGACTCAGGAGTGGAGATGGCAGTTGGGGACAGCTCCCCGGCCACCTCACTTGACTTTTCTCAAGACTCTCTGAACTTTGAGCCCCTGGGGAACTCTGAGTCCCTAGCCCTTGGTGCCCTGGAGCCTCCTGCCCACCTAAGCCGGCTTCTAGCCAGCCGTAAGCTGGAGCAGGTGCTGGAGCGCTCCCACCAGCTCTCAGTTCCCCCTACCAGCTTATCTCAACACTGCCACTCCCCAAAGCTATCGCCTAAGTGTGAAATGCCCCATTCTGAAGCAAGAGGACCGGAGGCCACAGAGGCAGAGAGTGATTTAGAGGATGGCCTGGAACAAGCAGAGGTG GTGGAGGACTTGGGGCCTGCGGCCTGCTCCGGCCTTCCGGGGCAGGGTCTTCGCTATCTGGAGCACCTGTGCGTGGTGCTGGAGCAGGTGGCAAATCTACAGCAGCTCTGTCTGCAGCTGCAGACTCAGAGGGGCCCTGGG AACAGCCTCAGCCCTCTAGCCAGGCCCAGAGAGCCTGTCTCTCCTGTGCACAGGATCCTGAAGAGGAGGCGCAGACAACCCTGGCGTCTTCACCTCTGCGTTCTTATGCCCCAGGCAGTGAGGTGCGCGGGCCGTGGGAACGGCTCAGCCAGACAGAGGAGACAG GGGGATCACTCCCACTGGAACAAAGTCAAGGTCCTGCTCAACCGGATCAGGTGGGGCAGCCCTCGACCTGCTGAACTTGCCACCTCTGCCGATGGCCCTGTCCCCAG GATTGCATCAAGGGACCTCCCTGAAAGGCCTCTGGGCCACCCCCTCCAGAAGACCTTTATGCCATCGTTAGTGGTTAAGAAGAAACAAGACAGAAACCTCTCTGTACGCTGA
- the C2H8orf58 gene encoding uncharacterized protein C8orf58 homolog isoform X3, protein MLGRRRVFAVEPLGVQDGAGEDLAHGCVVPGVISTYRKIPDVAPVCSSDSWKRHDQLRGPQGQAPLLKLASQDSGVEMAVGDSSPATSLDFSQDSLNFEPLGNSESLALGALEPPAHLSRLLASRKLEQVLERSHQLSVPPTSLSQHCHSPKLSPKCEMPHSEARGPEATEAESDLEDGLEQAEVVEDLGPAACSGLPGQGLRYLEHLCVVLEQVANLQQLCLQLQTQRGPGDSLQNSLSPLARPREPVSPVHRILKRRRRQPWRLHLCVLMPQAVRCAGRGNGSARQRRQGDHSHWNKVKVLLNRIRWGSPRPAELATSADGPVPRIASRDLPERPLGHPLQKTFMPSLVVKKKQDRNLSVR, encoded by the exons ATGCTGGGCCGGCGGCGCGTCTTCGCCGTGGAGCCACTGGGCGTCCAGG ATGGGGCTGGCGAGGACCTGGCACATGGTTGTGTAGTGCCTGGAGTCATCAGCACCTACAGGAAGATCCCAGATGTGGCTCCAGTTTGCTCATCAGACTCCTGGAAGAGGCACGACCAGCTGAGAGGTCCCCAGGGGCAGGCACCGCTTCTCAAACTGGCCTCCCAGGACTCAGGAGTGGAGATGGCAGTTGGGGACAGCTCCCCGGCCACCTCACTTGACTTTTCTCAAGACTCTCTGAACTTTGAGCCCCTGGGGAACTCTGAGTCCCTAGCCCTTGGTGCCCTGGAGCCTCCTGCCCACCTAAGCCGGCTTCTAGCCAGCCGTAAGCTGGAGCAGGTGCTGGAGCGCTCCCACCAGCTCTCAGTTCCCCCTACCAGCTTATCTCAACACTGCCACTCCCCAAAGCTATCGCCTAAGTGTGAAATGCCCCATTCTGAAGCAAGAGGACCGGAGGCCACAGAGGCAGAGAGTGATTTAGAGGATGGCCTGGAACAAGCAGAGGTG GTGGAGGACTTGGGGCCTGCGGCCTGCTCCGGCCTTCCGGGGCAGGGTCTTCGCTATCTGGAGCACCTGTGCGTGGTGCTGGAGCAGGTGGCAAATCTACAGCAGCTCTGTCTGCAGCTGCAGACTCAGAGGGGCCCTGGG GACTCCCTTCAGAACAGCCTCAGCCCTCTAGCCAGGCCCAGAGAGCCTGTCTCTCCTGTGCACAGGATCCTGAAGAGGAGGCGCAGACAACCCTGGCGTCTTCACCTCTGCGTTCTTATGCCCCAGGCAGTGAGGTGCGCGGGCCGTGGGAACGGCTCAGCCAGACAGAGGAGACAG GGGGATCACTCCCACTGGAACAAAGTCAAGGTCCTGCTCAACCGGATCAGGTGGGGCAGCCCTCGACCTGCTGAACTTGCCACCTCTGCCGATGGCCCTGTCCCCAG GATTGCATCAAGGGACCTCCCTGAAAGGCCTCTGGGCCACCCCCTCCAGAAGACCTTTATGCCATCGTTAGTGGTTAAGAAGAAACAAGACAGAAACCTCTCTGTACGCTGA
- the C2H8orf58 gene encoding uncharacterized protein C8orf58 homolog isoform X5 — MLGRRRVFAVEPLGVQDGAGEDLAHGCVVPGVISTYRKIPDVAPVCSSDSWKRHDQLRGPQGQAPLLKLASQDSGVEMAVGDSSPATSLDFSQDSLNFEPLGNSESLALGALEPPAHLSRLLASRKLEQVLERSHQLSVPPTSLSQHCHSPKLSPKCEMPHSEARGPEATEAESDLEDGLEQAEVVEDLGPAACSGLPGQGLRYLEHLCVVLEQVANLQQLCLQLQTQRGPGPQPSSQAQRACLSCAQDPEEEAQTTLASSPLRSYAPGSEVRGPWERLSQTEETGGSLPLEQSQGPAQPDQVGQPSTC, encoded by the exons ATGCTGGGCCGGCGGCGCGTCTTCGCCGTGGAGCCACTGGGCGTCCAGG ATGGGGCTGGCGAGGACCTGGCACATGGTTGTGTAGTGCCTGGAGTCATCAGCACCTACAGGAAGATCCCAGATGTGGCTCCAGTTTGCTCATCAGACTCCTGGAAGAGGCACGACCAGCTGAGAGGTCCCCAGGGGCAGGCACCGCTTCTCAAACTGGCCTCCCAGGACTCAGGAGTGGAGATGGCAGTTGGGGACAGCTCCCCGGCCACCTCACTTGACTTTTCTCAAGACTCTCTGAACTTTGAGCCCCTGGGGAACTCTGAGTCCCTAGCCCTTGGTGCCCTGGAGCCTCCTGCCCACCTAAGCCGGCTTCTAGCCAGCCGTAAGCTGGAGCAGGTGCTGGAGCGCTCCCACCAGCTCTCAGTTCCCCCTACCAGCTTATCTCAACACTGCCACTCCCCAAAGCTATCGCCTAAGTGTGAAATGCCCCATTCTGAAGCAAGAGGACCGGAGGCCACAGAGGCAGAGAGTGATTTAGAGGATGGCCTGGAACAAGCAGAGGTG GTGGAGGACTTGGGGCCTGCGGCCTGCTCCGGCCTTCCGGGGCAGGGTCTTCGCTATCTGGAGCACCTGTGCGTGGTGCTGGAGCAGGTGGCAAATCTACAGCAGCTCTGTCTGCAGCTGCAGACTCAGAGGGGCCCTGGG CCTCAGCCCTCTAGCCAGGCCCAGAGAGCCTGTCTCTCCTGTGCACAGGATCCTGAAGAGGAGGCGCAGACAACCCTGGCGTCTTCACCTCTGCGTTCTTATGCCCCAGGCAGTGAGGTGCGCGGGCCGTGGGAACGGCTCAGCCAGACAGAGGAGACAG GGGGATCACTCCCACTGGAACAAAGTCAAGGTCCTGCTCAACCGGATCAGGTGGGGCAGCCCTCGACCTGCTGA